Sequence from the Rutidosis leptorrhynchoides isolate AG116_Rl617_1_P2 chromosome 3, CSIRO_AGI_Rlap_v1, whole genome shotgun sequence genome:
tatgtaattacttgtTGTCACATATGAAGTCATAAAGAGATACCTTCAATAATTTAATGGTAAATTGTAAaggtaatatatgttttaatattatgATTCGTACTacaatatgtatattttataatgtattttGATATCATTTGTTAACTCATTTGACAACCTTTTTAAtaaacttttgtttatatatagtttcatCATACGTTACTACATATGACCCGAATGTTCAGAATTCTATAGTGGCAAACGAAACATATGTAAAAAATTCTACTTGGGCACTTGCATAATGGGACCAACATCAACTTTCACCTCAAGTTAAAAATGTTTTCAACCAACTCCCGCCATGACTCTAACCATTCGAAACACGAATTTCAAAATAGTGAAATTTGAGACAATTCGTGCAACGCATGAGCATTGCCTTCTAGTTAAATGTAAATTCAGAGAACTTGAGTTATGCTTGTTTGATATTAAAATTCACTAATTACTATTAAGCAATTTTTttcactaatatttattttaatataattataatacattatttatttaattatttatgtgcatttaatattaatattttaactattatattatatataaaacttataCAGTAGTTATTATTgtgtaattattatatattatttaaaatagtaattagtgtatatataaatataaacttgtTTAGACTCATGAGCTCGAGAAGCTAGAGCTCAGGCTCATTTACAAAATGAGTTTGAAAATATGTTCAAGTTCGGCTCGAGCTTTAACATAATATTTGTTACGGACTATCGACCAAAAGGCGCATTATATCAACGAATCATAACAATTCGCTCTCAAGAAAAGAAAATTATCAAAATGAAacgtcatatcttttgattcgtagctctgatttagcccccccccccctttttttgAAATCATGTATTTTTTAAAGATCAATTTGTTGTCCCAAAAAATTTCAAAAAACCTTTAATTTTGGCGGTTTCGTTGTTTTTGACTTTAAAACGCACTTTGACTCCGCTAAAGTTGCTATAGAACATTCAAATTTGTGATTCATTTAGTTTTGCACCATTATTGATTAAAACTAAATGAATCCTCTCAATCAATTTGAACAAAATTACACAACTTGAAAAATCACATATCTGTACACAAATCGCAACGCGTAACATGGTCATTTTTTTAAGTAAAAATTGAAACTTTGGTATTAAAAGAAACATCTAAATCTCTAAAAATTACACACTTTAAAAGAAATGGTGACTAAATACGAGCTACAAATTAAAAGTTACGCATTTGAAAATTTTCGATCTCACCCGGGCGAGCCCAGTCGCAAGGTGTCTTGCGAGGCTTGCGGCTGGGTCATGCAACCATGCGATTGCCGGGTCGCAAGCCACCTTGCGACTTGCGAAGGGCATTATCGCAATTTTTTATGCGAATTGTTATAGTTCGTTGGTAAAATGAGCGTTTTTGTCGATAGCCTTATTTGTTATTTGAGCGGTAGATAATGACGTCTTAACAATAAGTTTTGTTTGGGCTTTAAAATAAACGAGTAACAATGATTTAATTCTATTTCTATGATAAGATGATAACAATATCCTATTGCATGCATCGAGCTGGAGATAATTGACTccttacaataattttttttttttttttttgcgtttgcTTTATAAATAAAGCCttgtataaataataaaataaacggATAACAATGATTTACATGGAGAATATAATATTGAATAGCTTTGATTGATTAGGTGACATCCAATTATGTTTGTATGTAATATAATATTTTGATTGATTAGGTATTTAGGTCGACATCCAATTATGTTTGTATGTAACTTGAATTTATGATGCGTACCTTAGTTAATTAACGGGAATACTTACACTATTATACGAGTACTATGGAGTGCTGtactattttattttattaatgacAAAAACGATTATTTTTTTTTCCTTAAATCACTTAACACTTATTTAATCGCAACATGTTAAAGTTAGCTAGATCTCTTTCCACTTAAAGGTAGCCTAATTAATATCATATTCTTGCACTTCGATTAATTAAGATCATAATCATAATGACTTCTCACAACAAAATAGATGAAGACTAActccaaagaagaagaagaagaggaagttGCTGCTAAAGAACAAGTATGGAAATATATTTTTGGTTTCACTCCATTGGCTCTACTCAAGTGTGCCATTGAGCTCAGAATACCGGATATCCTCGAAAACCGTGAAACACCAATGACGTTAGCCGAGCTTGTTACAGAGCTGGGGTGTGCACAACCTTCATCTCTGTATCGAATTATGAGGTTTTTGATCCACTTTAAGATATTTCAAGAAAAATCGATATCTGAAACGTCTGTTAGGTATGTCCAAACCCCATTATCTCGCCTTTTAACGAGAAATGGAAAGCATAGCATGGTTGATTTAGTGCTTTTGGAGAGTAGCCAGGTGATGTTGGCTCCATGGCACAAGATAAGCGGTTGGGTTTTAGGCAACAGCAAGTTACCATTTGAGGCGGCACACAATAATATTGATCTATGGGGATTTTGTGCTGCGAATCCTGAACATAGCAAACTTTTTGATAGTGGAATGGCGTGTGATGCTCGGGTGGCGGTAGCAGCAGTGATTAAAGATTGTCCAGAGGTGTTCGAGGGGCTGACTACTTTGgtggatgttggtggtggtgatgggacGGTACTACGCTCAATCGTGGAGGCTTGTCCATGGATCTGTTAGAATTGTAGTGTATCTAGATTAATTACTTGTGATGATTAACTTAGTGAGAAGTGTTATATTTAGATTAGTTATTTGTTATGAGGGGGTGTTTTTGAAAGTAGTAAATTAGGAGAGTAGTTGTATAAGATGGAAATGAACTTTTATTGATTTGTTGTGTTTTTGTACTTGGATTTTGCAAGTCTTCTTGCCTATTTATAGGCTCACAATGTAGGTGATCAAATGGTTCTAGCACATTCCGATATTTTGAGTAGCACTTCTACTACCTTCTAGTTAATCTCTACTAAAATatatactactagtaagtattagtTAATTCTAGATTAATCTAGAAAAACATTAATATTTCAACACTCCTCCTTAATATTTTTCGGTATTACTCCCAGCATGTTGCGTAAGAGCTCGAACTTTGGTCTTGGCAGTGCTTTGGTGAAAATATCTGCAATCTGCTCTTCGGTTTTGCAGTATTGtaattcaatatctttcttggcTGAGCTTTCTCGCAGAAAGTGATACTTGATGTCAATATGTTTTGTTCTGCCATGAAACACTGGATTTTTTGTCATCGcaattgcagacttgttgtcgcaaAATATTTTTGTAGCTTCGTCTTATTTTTCGCCCATGTCTTCTAGAATTCTccttagccatatagcttgattagctgagttagCGGCTGCGATGTACTCGGCTTCGGCTGAcgattgtgccaccgtttcttgtttctttgaagtcatgtcatccaccgatccggcccaatcactgtcagtgtatccatgaagcttcgaatctatagtgggcttgtaccatattccatagtccatggtaccttgcaagtatcttagtactcttttagaagctccgtaatgtatttgagtagggtttttcATGTACCTGGATAATAGACTCGTTGCGTACATAATATCTGTCCTTGTTGTTGTCAGATAAAGTAGacttccaatgagacttctgaatcttgaagtGTCTGCTTTCTCAAatccatcttcttgtctcatcttctcattggcaactagtggcgccgcgacggttttacaaccgtatagtttaaactttttcaggagattttctgtgtatttcctttggcatatgaagatgccttcCTTTTCTTGACTGATTTTGATGCCAAAAAAATAGCGCATCAAACCAAGATCGCTCATCTCGAACATTTTCATCATGTCTTCCttaaactcttgtatcattctctcattgtttcccgtatatataagatcatcaacatacaaggaaataatgagagtgtcagagttaccttgggttttgatgtagagtgtgggctcactttgactcctcctgaaccTTGAACTTGTGAAGTTGCTATCAATGCGACTGtaccaagcacgtggtgcttgtttaagtccatataaggctttcttCAACTTTAGAACTTGATCTTCCTTTCCTTTTTGgatgaacccttgtggttgctctacgtatatttcttcttcaagaaatccatttagaaaggccgattttacatctagttggtgaatcttccaactttgttgagctgctaatgccacaagtgctcttatagtGTCTAGTCGAGCTACTGGTGCAAAAGTTTCGTTGTAGTCGACTCCTTGTTGTTGTgagtagcctttagctactagccttgctttgtgtttttgtatagaaccgTCAGGGTTtagctttgttttgtaaacccatttaactccaatgatttctttattttctggaggatcaactaactcccatgtgttgtttttctcaatcattcttatttcttcattcatagcagccacccacttttcatctttcgatgcaacttcatagctttcaggttctatagttgtgaaGTTGCAAGTCTCGTACACCTCTGCTAACTTTTTAACTCTTCCCGGTGTTGACTCCGGACATGAATCTTCTTGCGCTGAAGGTAATGTTGCCGAAGGAGAACTTGGCGTAGCAGGGCTCGTTTCTCCTGTGCTTTCATGACCAGAATGCTCTGTTTGTAGTGGATGTTGAGCTGGAGTTTCTATAGATATCCGCGGCAGATATGTTTGCTTTTCAACTTTGTCTTCCTTccagttccaagaagcgtcttcgtcaaactccacgtctcggctaatcacgatgttattggtcttcaggttatagactcggtagccttttgattgtgtgctatagcccaagaatattcctttttctgatttttcatggagcttgtgacgtttctccttaggAATATGGATGTAGCAGATAGATCCAAAAACTCGTAAGTGTTTTGCTGAtggtttccttccactccatgcctcaaTTGGAGTCTTGTTTTCTACGGCTTTCATTGGACATCGATTCAATATATATACATccgtgtatacagcttcagcccagaaacagtttggaaggcctttttcgtGTATCATcgttttggccatttccattacagttctatttttacgttcagagacgccattttgCTCAGGGGCGTAACCAACAGTAAGTTGgcgtttgtgatgacccgaaattttttgacttatttaaaccaattctctatacgatttattattttaacacgttaaacaaagtctgttagattgagtctcaaaattttagaactgt
This genomic interval carries:
- the LOC139896883 gene encoding acetylserotonin O-methyltransferase-like, translated to MKTNSKEEEEEEVAAKEQVWKYIFGFTPLALLKCAIELRIPDILENRETPMTLAELVTELGCAQPSSLYRIMRFLIHFKIFQEKSISETSVRYVQTPLSRLLTRNGKHSMVDLVLLESSQVMLAPWHKISGWVLGNSKLPFEAAHNNIDLWGFCAANPEHSKLFDSGMACDARVAVAAVIKDCPEVFEGLTTLVDVGGGDGTVLRSIVEAFMWIKGINYDLPHVVSVAPLITGVEHVGGDMFDHVPKADAVYLMKVLHDWTDEQCINILRKCREAIPKDGKVIIVDAIVGRNEDHEFKEVGLLLDMVMLAHTSDGKERTLDEWAYVLHESGFIRYTIKHIRAYQSVIELYP